The window ATGTTAAAGCCGTTTTACGCCACTACCAACAAGAAACCTGCGCCCTCCCCGACACTCGTGGAATATCAAAAGCAGTGCTTTGCTAAAAACATCATGGCTGACATAAAAGCTCAGTGGGCAATATTGAATGCATTAGGTGCCACTCCCTGAGCCAGCGAAATTGGAATTTGGGTTTAATTACGGGGTATCGGACTTTTGGCTTAAGAGTCGGGAGAGTTGATTTTGCAGCTTTTCTCGCAGGTGTTGGGCATTTCGGTAAGCTTGCGATCGCCTGATAGTCGGTGGTGCAGCCATTTGTCCTTGGTGAACTTTCAACGCTGTTCCCCCTTCCGATGTTTCAGTTCTCACTGTCTGATCTGACCCTTCATCCGTCCAAGACTCATACAAAGGCTGAATGTAATAACTCAATCGGGTTCTCATCGCCCAAACCCCCATGGATGGAAAGAGTAAGAAGACAAACATCAACGGTGAGATAGGTAGGAAGGGCAAAGAGACTCGTCTCGCTAATTTTTTGACATTCAACGCCCAAGGATGCAACGACTCACTGCCGAGGCAAAGCACTGGCAGAACAGGAAGATGGTAGCGATCGCACAGTTGAATAAAACTCGGATGAAACGTCTCCAACTGATAGCGCTTCGACCAACCTTTCCCTGGGCCATGTACGCCTTCGGGTGGATAAAGTAAAACGGTTTTGTGAGTCACTGCCGCTTCAAACTCATTCAGTTCTGCTCGCACACCCCCTAAAACCTGCGACCATCCAGGAGGTAACCACCAAATTACCCAAGGATGGTCAAATAACGAAACACTTGCCAGGGGTTGCACGACCCAACCGCGTGTATCAGCTAATAGATAAGCTAAGACGATGAAGTCCCAAGGAAAACACATCCCCGCATGATTCATCGCTACCATCAATCGCTCAGTTTCAGGGAGATTTTCCGTTTGGTGTAATTCAGCCCGAAAATAATACTGAACAATCGGTGCCACAATTTCATCCCGGAAGGCGTTCTGATAGTTTGGATCGAACTCAGCAACCGATGAACGAGGTGAACGACAACCCAAGCGTAACCAGCGCAGCAGCAGCGCCAGGTAAAATCCCCCTGGAATCAGAAATAATGCATATTCCAACCCATTCCAGCCATCCGGATCAGCATGATAGTGTTGCCAATGGCGGTTGAACAAAATCAGCCAACCTGGAGGATACCAGAGGCAAAACCAATCAAACCCGGTAAATCGATAAGAACGAACTGAGGATTGCTGCATTCGGTTGGATCGTCGCTATTGCTCGTGTCCTATCTTTATTGTGAATGAGCCATCAATACCTCTACCCGATAGCTGATCTTAATCGGCTTGGGGTAGCAAGCTAAAAACCAAAAGGATAAGTCTCCGGTGCTTCGCCTGATTCCCAGTGGGGAGTGCGCTCTAGGGGTTCTAAAGCTCGTGTTTGATCAAAGTGGATCATCACATCAAATTGCTCGGATAGACGAGCCTTGAAGTAGTGGCTGACGCGCTCGCTTTGGGGAAGATAAATCACACCGATCGCACGTTCCAATCGTGGCTGACGCAGCCTCTCTCCAAGTTCATGGTTATCCCGCAGATTCAACCAGAATTGTGGCAACTCGGTAGCGTGAAACAAGGCTTCATAACTCCCTGACAACCCCGGACGAACCCGCTTGCGCTGTGCCGGTGCCCCCCAATCGGAAGCCGCCGTAACAGTCCCCGTGTAGGTGCTGAAGCCGACTAATACAGCATCCTTGCCATACTGTTGACGCACCAATTGACCGACATTCAATTCTCCAGATGTCCCCATGTCTGTTGCGCGTGCATCCCCAAGGTGGGAGTTGTGTGCCCAGACAACGACTTTAGTACGATTCCCTTGTCGATCCAAGTGAGCAACCAGGTGATCGAGAGTTTCCGCCATGTGGCGGTCGCGTAAATTCCACGACGAGACTCGCCCCCGAAACATCGAACGGTAGTATTCCTCCGCGTTCTTCACCAGCCGTGCATTTTGCTGGGCATAGAAAAACTCATCCTCTGCCACCTGACCATCTTGTTGCGAATACTCAACCGTGCGGTGTTGCAATTCCTTTAGCTGGCTAATCGCTTCCTCTTTACAGGATGAACTCAAGCCAAAGCTGGCAGCATATCCATATGATTGGCTATCCTCGCCAAAATGTTCCAAGCAAGAATAGCGATACCGTGCCCTCTGAGCGGCTTCCGGGTCAATCTTGTCGAGATAGCCAAGAACAGCTTTGATGGACTCATACATGCTATAGAGGTCAAGCCCATAAAAGCCTGTCTGGGTAGCATTGGGTGGCAATGAGTGATTGTATTCACGTAGCCAATCCACGAAGTTGGTCACAACTGTATTACGCCACATCCAGGTGGGGAAGCGATCAAAGCCAGCCAGAGCATCGGTACTGGTCGCATCATCGTTCATCCCGCGCACATAGCGGTTCACGCGGTAGGCATCCGGCCAATCCGCCTCAACCGCCACAGCCGTAAAGCCTTTTTCCCGAATCAGCCGCTTAGTAATTTCAGCTCGTTGTTCATAGAATTCGTATGTACCGTGAGACGCCTCACCGATCAGAACAAAGCGAGCATCACCCATTAAATCCATCAATAAGTCATAATCTTGAGCTACGCCTGTGAGTGGCTCAGCCGCCTGACGCACGACATCACTTATATTCGTTTTTGTGAAATCTAACATCGTTCTCATCCTTTGACGCTTTACAGCTGAGCCACTCCAACGGCTGAAGGTTGAGTCCTGGTTGTTGCCTGTTGGAGTAGGTCACGAACCTCTTGGTCTGTCGTTTGTGAAAAATTGTTGTACCAGTGACCAACGCTCTGGAAAGGAGAGGGTGTCATGGCGCAGATCATTTCGTCTACCTCGGCTGCCAATTCCTGGCAGGTTTCCGGTGAAGAAATCGGTACAGCAACAACAATCCGAGTCGGTTGCTGTTGCCGAATCGCCTTGACGGCTGCACGCATGGTTGCACCTGTTGCTAGACCATCATCGACTACAATAACGGTGCATTCTTTTAGATTCGGGGCAAGACGGTCATCCCGATAAAGGCATTCTCTTCGTTCTAGCTCTTGCTGTTCTTGGGTTGCCACCTGATCGATGGTTACTTCAGAAAGATGAAGCGATCGCACCACTTCGTCATTGAGAACTCGCACACCGCCAGAGGCAAGCGCCCCCATTGCCAACTCTTCTTGACCGGGTACACCCAGTTTGCGAACCAGAAAAATATTTAAGGGAACATGAAGCGTTTGGGCAACCTCAAAGGCGACGGGTACACCCCCTCTCGGTAGCGCCAACACTAAAACATCTGGACGGTTGGCATAGGCGGCTAGCTTCTCAGCCAGTTGTTGACCTGCCGCCCTCCGGTCTTTGAATAGCATGGTGATTACTGTTCCTTTTTTAGTGGACTTCTTCTGACATCCGGGTACAAAATTCCTGCTTACTCGCTAGCGCTGCGTCCGCTTTGCTCACAACCAAGGAAGTCAGCTGCTACTTGTCCACAGGGGTAAATTCGGGGCGAACCGACCCTATTTCATCATTCATCAGGAGCATTTGCCAAGTTCTGAGATGCGTGTAAATCCCGCAGCTTGGTTATCGCGCTTTTAAGCGGTTTGACAGCTTCTAACTCAGTTCCATCACTATAAATAGCCTATTGATTAATTCTCTTCGCTCTATAGAAGGGGTTCCCTTCTCTCTTAAGAGATAGATAATATGAATAGGTAGAAATCCTAATTTTTAGAGATTGCTAGCTCAACAGTTTTATTGATAGGAAGCTAAGCGTTCTAAGTCAGCTGGAGTGTTGCAATTAAATAAGATTCGGGTATCCTGAATCATCAGTTCTTGCACTGGATGTTGCGCTAACCAAGACTGAAACGAGCGTCCTCCCTCGTTGATAAAGTCAAAGAGTATTGGCAGACACTGGCGTCTATAGAAACCACACAACGGCTCCCAACCTTTAGCATGTCGCGGCAGCAGAGCAATGACATTTTTGTCCGTCTTTTCTAGCTGCGTTGCCCAATTTTGTAAAACGTTGACCTGTAGTTGGGGTAAATCGCAGGCGAGTAAGAGTACCCAATCGGTTTTAACTGGAGCCAGACCTTGAGCAAATCCTACGAGAGGGCCATGGGGTTCGGTTTGACCGGGTAAAGGAACTTCCTGTAGTAAACGGCACGCATTGGGTAAAAGGTTTTGGTAGCGCTCAGGCCAAGGGGTAACGACGTAGACTTCACTGGCACAGTGGAGAGCGACCTCACTAACCCGTCGCAGCAGCGGAATACCCTGGAGAGGAATCAAGGCTTTGTCCTGACCCATGCGAGAACTCTGCCCTCCAGCCAGGATAATCGCAGATAGTAATTCAGTCTTACTCATCATTTAGGCCAGCACAGAAAGTTCATCCACCATGGTGAGCCGTCCTCGGCGAACCGCACGCAGTAGCCGATCAATCACGCTACGTTCTTCTACGCCCAGGTTTTCCTCTAATAGAGCTGCCATTAGCCCATAACGGTCAGCTTGTGTGAGATAGCCAGAGAAACTAACTTGAGCAAATAGGTCAGACAGAGCACCGGGGAGAAGAACTGGAGATTGCATTACAACTGAGCCTAAACTCGATAACTCTAATATTCCCGAAACACGAGGAGTAATACGTGACAATTCTCTAGTCAATTGAGTGAGACTGATCACATCGACAAAAAATTTTGGATGGGATTTTCAGTACGAGCCAGATGTAATCCGGCAGCTAAGACAGCCCTGATTTCTAGAGGAGAGAGCCGCTAAAACACGATAAAACTCGGTAGGATGGTAGTTTAGTTTATATGTATACTTCACCCTGGGCGTGGCGGGAACGCTCACAGTTGTACTGTTTAGGTCAAAGCACGATACGCTCTTTGTGACACGTAGCTCAGCCAAGCGTAGCAAACTCTACTCCTAGCGTGACGCTAGCGCACGGCTTTTAAAGGCGTTGGCGTGAAGCGGATGCAACAGTATGCAGCGTTAAGTCCACAGCACCATGTTCAAAAAACCTAGTGCACTACCAGCATCGCTTCTTACCAAAAAGTAGGAACTCGCTTTTCACCCGGCTCTTCCCCAAGACGTGAGGATACAGGAGTGAGTAATACAGAGAACACCCCTTCGCCCTTCGTTTCCGATATTTCGTTAATGTTCTTCCCAGACGGGGAAGATATGACCCATCACCACCAGCCCGTTGAACAGCAAAAGCAACTCTTGAAACAGCGCCTGAACCTACAGACACAGGCACTGGTAACACTGGCAAGAAGCCAGACCATTGACCGGGGCAACTTCAAGGCGGCCTTGCAAGAAATTACAGAGGTTGTCGCCGATATTCTGAACGTTGAACGGGTGAGCGTTTGGCTCTACCAAGGTATTGCTGTGGCTCAGAGGCTACCGTTGGGGTTCTTTCCCCAGGTCAATGAGGCTTTCTTTGAGCGGGGCACACCGTCAGGCACGGCAAGGCAGGTTCCAGGGACAGAGGGCATACGGATAAAGTGTCTGGACTTGTATGAACACAACCTCCGATGTCATACATCGGGCACGGAACTGGCAGCGGGAAATTATCCAGTTTATTTCCAAGCGTTAGCGAGTGAATGCCCTCTTGCCGTACATGATGCCCAGACTGATTCTAGGAGCCAGGAATTATCTGAGTCCTATCTCAGACCAAACGGTATCACCTCATTTTTGGATGCGCCCATTTGGCTTAACGGTCAGATGGTGGGAATTGTTTGTCTTGAACACATTGGTGTACAACGTCAGTGGACGTTAATCGAAGAAAATTTTGTCACCGCGATCGCAACTCTGGTTGCTCTCACGATTGAAGCGTGCGATCACATCCTGACTCAAAAACAAATGAGACAGCACCACCAATTCTTGGTGAGTGAATACCATGACGACCTGGAGAGATTGGTAGAAGAACGGACTGCCGAACTCACAAGAACGAATGAAAAACTGCAAAAGGAAATTCAGCGACGTTCTACGGTTGAAGCCCAACTTAGAAATTACCAGCAGCACCTTGAGGAATTAGTTGAAGAAGGGACTCGCGAAATCATTCAAACGAACGAGCAACTTCAAAGAGAAATTCTCAGTCACCAACGCGCCCAGGAGGCTTTACAGGAAAGTGAGGAGCAATTCCGATGCTTGTCTGAGGCGACATTTGAGGCGATTTTGATTATCGATCAGGGCAATTTATGCCAAGTGAATACTAATTTCACTCAGCTATTTGGTTACGAATCTGGGGAAGTAATTGGCAGAAATTTAGGCGAATTCTTAGCTCCTGAATATCGGAGTTGTGTGCCACAGCTTACAGCGTCCAATAGTGAGCAAATGTATGAAACATGTTGCCTCAAGAAAGATGGTTCAACCTTCCCTGCTGAAATTCGCAGTAAAGCGATTCCTTATCAAGGACGCCTTGTAAAAGTAACAGCTATTCGAGACATTACAGCCCAAAGCCAAGCTCAGGAAGAACTCAAGAAATCTGTTTCTCTACTCAATGCCACTCTTAACTCTACAACGGACGGAATTGTTGCGGTCAGTACAGCCGGGAAAATTGTCAGCTTTAACCAAAAATTTGTCGAGATGTGGGGGCTTTCACAGGACGTTTTGAGGGTGCCCGAAAAGCAAGAGGGATTCAAATTTTTCCAGGAGCAGTTAAAAGAACCGGAACGTTTTTTAGAAAAAGTCAATCAGTTTTACGCTCAACCCAATGCGGAAGGTGATGATGTACTGGAATTAAAAGATGGTCGAATTATTGAATGCTTTACCCAACCTCAACGCAGTGGCTTTCAAATTATTGGTCGAGTATGGAGCTTTCGGGACGTTACCGAGAAAGCGAAGGCAGAAAATACATTGCGCCAACATCTCCAACAAGAACTTCTGATTGCAGGGATGTGCGATCGCATTCGTCAATCTCTGAACCTGGGGGAGATTCTCAACACCACCGTCGAGGAAGTTCGACAGTTTCTTCGCACGGATCGAGTGATCATTTACCGTTTTGAGCCAGACTGGAGTGGAACGGTTGTGGTTGAGTCTGTTGCTCCTGAATATCTTG of the Allocoleopsis franciscana PCC 7113 genome contains:
- a CDS encoding phosphoribosyltransferase, which produces MLFKDRRAAGQQLAEKLAAYANRPDVLVLALPRGGVPVAFEVAQTLHVPLNIFLVRKLGVPGQEELAMGALASGGVRVLNDEVVRSLHLSEVTIDQVATQEQQELERRECLYRDDRLAPNLKECTVIVVDDGLATGATMRAAVKAIRQQQPTRIVVAVPISSPETCQELAAEVDEMICAMTPSPFQSVGHWYNNFSQTTDQEVRDLLQQATTRTQPSAVGVAQL
- a CDS encoding molybdenum cofactor guanylyltransferase gives rise to the protein MMSKTELLSAIILAGGQSSRMGQDKALIPLQGIPLLRRVSEVALHCASEVYVVTPWPERYQNLLPNACRLLQEVPLPGQTEPHGPLVGFAQGLAPVKTDWVLLLACDLPQLQVNVLQNWATQLEKTDKNVIALLPRHAKGWEPLCGFYRRQCLPILFDFINEGGRSFQSWLAQHPVQELMIQDTRILFNCNTPADLERLASYQ
- a CDS encoding diguanylate cyclase domain-containing protein, which produces MSNTENTPSPFVSDISLMFFPDGEDMTHHHQPVEQQKQLLKQRLNLQTQALVTLARSQTIDRGNFKAALQEITEVVADILNVERVSVWLYQGIAVAQRLPLGFFPQVNEAFFERGTPSGTARQVPGTEGIRIKCLDLYEHNLRCHTSGTELAAGNYPVYFQALASECPLAVHDAQTDSRSQELSESYLRPNGITSFLDAPIWLNGQMVGIVCLEHIGVQRQWTLIEENFVTAIATLVALTIEACDHILTQKQMRQHHQFLVSEYHDDLERLVEERTAELTRTNEKLQKEIQRRSTVEAQLRNYQQHLEELVEEGTREIIQTNEQLQREILSHQRAQEALQESEEQFRCLSEATFEAILIIDQGNLCQVNTNFTQLFGYESGEVIGRNLGEFLAPEYRSCVPQLTASNSEQMYETCCLKKDGSTFPAEIRSKAIPYQGRLVKVTAIRDITAQSQAQEELKKSVSLLNATLNSTTDGIVAVSTAGKIVSFNQKFVEMWGLSQDVLRVPEKQEGFKFFQEQLKEPERFLEKVNQFYAQPNAEGDDVLELKDGRIIECFTQPQRSGFQIIGRVWSFRDVTEKAKAENTLRQHLQQELLIAGMCDRIRQSLNLGEILNTTVEEVRQFLRTDRVIIYRFEPDWSGTVVVESVAPEYLATLDIVIHDPCFGADQIVPYQQGRIQAFADICAAGLTPCYADFLRQLQVRANLVVPILYGVSSQKRGGDGERLRPEGDKEPALWGLLIAHHCSGSRQWQPIEIDLLKSLATQVAIAIQQSSLFEQLEAANQELQRLASIDGLTQVANRRRFDEYLHEEWRRLAREQSPLSLILCDIDYFKLYNDNYGHLAGDFCLQQVAAVLRQCVRRPPDLVARYGGEEFALILPNTDARGAAFVAETVRQRVRGLRIPHVKSPVSQYVTLSLGVASTIPRLYASSQKLIGAADEALYQAKAEGRDCLRHQR
- a CDS encoding erythromycin esterase family protein codes for the protein MLDFTKTNISDVVRQAAEPLTGVAQDYDLLMDLMGDARFVLIGEASHGTYEFYEQRAEITKRLIREKGFTAVAVEADWPDAYRVNRYVRGMNDDATSTDALAGFDRFPTWMWRNTVVTNFVDWLREYNHSLPPNATQTGFYGLDLYSMYESIKAVLGYLDKIDPEAAQRARYRYSCLEHFGEDSQSYGYAASFGLSSSCKEEAISQLKELQHRTVEYSQQDGQVAEDEFFYAQQNARLVKNAEEYYRSMFRGRVSSWNLRDRHMAETLDHLVAHLDRQGNRTKVVVWAHNSHLGDARATDMGTSGELNVGQLVRQQYGKDAVLVGFSTYTGTVTAASDWGAPAQRKRVRPGLSGSYEALFHATELPQFWLNLRDNHELGERLRQPRLERAIGVIYLPQSERVSHYFKARLSEQFDVMIHFDQTRALEPLERTPHWESGEAPETYPFGF